The sequence CCAACCGCATGCTCGCGGCCTGATCCCTCCCGGAGCCTCCGCCTACCGGGCGTCCTCCAATAACTCGTAGGGGTCGCCCTGCTCGACGTAGAACCGCAACAGCCTCTCTATGACCTCCGCCATATAGACAGGACGCCCCGCGAGCGCGCTCTGGTCCGCCAAGACCCGATCCACGGCGAACCTCACGTCCTTATGGATCTTCGCGGAGATCGGCACCATGTTCGGGTCCGAGTTCCTTCCCCCCTTCGGACGTCCCGGCCTCCTCCCCGACCTTCGCGTCGGTCCCGGCGTCCGCGTCACCCCACCGGGCGCAGCCGGCGCCCGGCGCCCAGGCCCATCGGCCGCCTCGGGTACCAACGCCGCTGACGTCTCCCCTCCACCGGCCTCCCCCACGTCCTCAACCTCGAGCCCCTCGAGCTCCTCCTCCATCATCGCCGCCAGGGGATTCGCCGCCCGGTCGATCCTGTCCCTCCCCAACGCTAACCCCTACCCACTAGAGCGCGCCTCGCGCCCACGATCTCCTCCACAGCCTCACCGGCAACCCTCTCGTAGGAGCGCCATGCCTCCTGCGCCCTGCTGTTCGGGAACTCGTAGACGAGCCTACCCGTCTGCGTGGCCGTGTCGAAGGCCTGCCTCCTCCGGATCTCGGGACCGAAGACCGGCTGCCCCGTAGCCTCGAGCTGCTCCCGCCGCTCCTGCGCCTGCGTGTTCCACCAACCCACCATCGTGAGCAGCACCCTGTAGCTCGCATTCATCTTGCGCAGTCGGGCCAGAAACCCCATCAACGGCCGCATCGACAGCCCCTCCGCCGTCGTGGGCACCACGATCAGGTCCGAACCCCTCACCGCGGCCCGAAGGTCCACGTCGCTGGGCCGCCCCTGCGAGTCGAAGACGACGTTCTCGTAGCGCTGCCATCCCCCGCCGTCTCCCAAACCCACCACATCGAACGGCCACGGCTCCAGGTCCGCCGGACGCGCCGCCCGCCAATGGACAAGGCTCTGGTTGGGGTCCGCGTCCACCACGACCGTAGTCCCCTCCCCGAAGCGAGCCCCAAGCGCCGCCCCGAGGTGCATGGCCGTCACGCTCTTCCCCACGCCGCCCTTGTATCCCATCACGTTTATCCTCACGCTCGTGCCCTCCCGCGCCCGCCCGATCCGTACCCATGCCATCTTAAAGTTCAGCACACGATAAATCAACATTACGAAAATGTAATTCATTTTCGTAATTCAATTATTGTCTCTAGGGTTCTCCAACGGGGCCGTCGGCCCGCCGCCCCGGCCACCCGCGCTCCCCCGGTTGTCCTGCAGGCCCCATGCCCGCTCACACCTTCCGCGCCCGCGGGGGGGCCTCCACCACCACTTCAAGGGGCTATCGACGTCTCAGAGAACCCCTCATCGTCCTTACAGGAGAAATTTGGCTGCGATCAGGGAGAGGTTAGGCGGCCCGACGAGCCCGTCCCGGCCGCGAGCCGGAAGAGCGCTTTGTGGATGGCCGCTCCGACAAGCCACCATAGACCACCGCCCCAGGCACTCTTGATTCCCATTTACGTAAATTAGATACATTTTCGTAATTCTGATATGTCGCGTGGCGCCGGCCTCGCTGGGGGAGAAGACGCATGGTGCGGCCCTTGTCGGCGACGGCGCGCTGCACGCCCTGGCGGAGCCACCAGGTCGCGTAGGTGGAGAAGCGCAGTCCCTTCTCAGGGCCGAACATCTCGACCGCCTTAATGAGACCTATGTTGCCCTCCTGGATAATGTCCTCGAAGGGCAGTCCCTGGCCCCGGTAGCGCTAGGCGACGTGGACCACCAGCCTCAGGTTGCGCTCGATCAGGGTGCGCTTCGAGCGCGCGCAGCCCCAGCCCAATGCGCGGGCCAGCCGGCGCTCCTGGTCTGCGGTGAGCAATTCGCCCCTGTCGATGCGGGCGAGCTAGTCGTCGATCACAGAGGAGGGCGGAGCGCTCATTGCGCCTGCCGCGACCTTGAGGCCGCCGGCTCGCCGAGGTCCTCAAGCAAGAACCGGGCCCTCTCTATTGACGCCCGCGCGCGCGAGGGGTCGAGCGTGATGAGGTCCTCGGCTTCGAGTGCGAGTCCGACCACCTCCGCCCCGAGGGTGCCGACGGCGGGCCTGCCTCTATACAGCCGGAAGATCGCGGCCCACAAAGCCTGCAAGTCTGCCCGCGTCTGCTCCGCCGGCATCACCCGCTGGACCCTTCGGGCCGTCCGCCCCCGGTGTTGGCCTGCACGATGTGGACGAGGAAACCGCCCGACTTTATCGCTGCCGAGGTGACGGGTAGCAGCGCCGCGAACGTCTTGTCACCCTCTCCGGTCACATCCCGGGCCGCCATCAGCTCTTCGACGTACGGAAACCGCTCCGGGTGTGAGACGGAGACGTGCCAGCCGGCCGCGCCGTCCGGCTCGGCGAGGATCTGAGCCTTGCCCATCCGGAAGACCCGCGCGTCGGGCGCCCGCTTCCTGAGGGCCTCCGGCACGCGCGCCGGCGTGGGCGAGATAACGGACGCGGTGGGGGAGTGGTCTTCTGGGGGGTCCAGCGTGCGCTCGACCACGCCCAGGGCGCGCACCGTCGCCCCCGCCGCCTCCGCGTCCCCCGACAGGCCGCCCGCCGCCGCCTCGTGGCGCATGGCGAAGATCGCCGCCTTGCACATTGCCAGGCTCCCGCGCGCGTCTTCCCGCATCCACCGGGCGGCCTCCCGGCGCAGGTCCGCTTCGGGCATGCCGCCCGCGACGAAATCCGCGAGAATAACCTCCAGGCCCGAGTAGGCGTACGCGAAGGCCTCGGGCGCCCTCACTCGTACCCGCCACCCCTCGGGTCGAGCTCGACGGGGACCACGAAGAGGGCTTTTCGTGGCTTCAGGGTCTTGCCGTCCGCCGGCCGCACCCAAACCGTTCCGAGCTCCGGGTCGTGCGTCTCCTCGAAGCCCGCCCGCCGTAGGTCCTCCCGGCCCTTCTCCGTGGCCGGGTTGTTCGGCGCCCACGGTTCGGGACCGGCCGCCAGGCCTCGCGGCAGGGTTTCGCAGACCGCGAGCATCAACGCCTCCCGGCCCTCCCCGTGCATGTCCTCGTGTACCCGGGCAACCTCCTCGATCCCGCGGGCGGCCACCGCGCCGGGCGCCTGGATGATGAGGCGGCCGTCGCTGTACGTCCTGTGTGTCCACCCGTCGCCCGGCGGATCGAAAGTGCCGAGGTACGACCAGGCGCTCATCGTATCCTCAACGTCCGACTCCGTCGGTGTTGTATCGCCGTCCATGCGACTTTCGCTCACGGCTTCGCCCCCTCTGACTCTTCCACTGTGTCTGCATAATACAACACACCCCTCCGGTCCAACCGCCGACTTTCGGCGTGGGGAAGGGGCTCAGATTACGAATGGGCATCGCCAGCATCACCGACGCCTGCCAGGCGAACACCGTCCTCACGCGCCTGCGGTCCCGGACGCCCTGCCTCGATCCCTCGCCAGGGCCGACCCCGCGTCCACCGCCACGCCGTACGCGAAAGTTAGCGCCACCGTCGTCCGGACGATCAGGACCGACCACCCTTCATACTCCGACTTCGTCCGCCGTTCTTGTCGTCGGGCGCTTGGTAGAACGTCTCCGCGCTGAAACACTCCAGCACTATAATTACGGATAATACATTGAAGTCAGCACGCGCTAGCGGGACAACTCGATAAGCAGCGCAACAACTGGCAAAGCAAAAGCCAGATAGGCAGAGAAAATCTAGGCCAGCCAAAAAAACCATAACCATTGAGGAATCAACAGTAGGACCACAGCGGGCAGTTTCGCCCGCGCACAGCAGCCACGATATGGCCGGGCAGAACACCGCCAAGACGGAACGCGGCGAGGTGGGGTAGAAAAGGTCACGCGGAACACCGACTGTCATTTCGCAGAGATGTATTATGTATAAATGGTCCGGTGAAAGGCCTTGGGCCGCCAAATGGACCGACGACGGCAAAGATTCCTGGTGGGGGGGCGCTCAGGTTTCCCTCTCGACCGTGCCGACCACGATACCGATCTCCGAAGTGGGGGAGAGGATGCCGTGCAGCTCCTCGTCGAGAACGTCCTTGAACCTTGTACGAATGTACTCCTCGGCGAAGGTGTTGGGCACCGCGACGGTCAGGGTGTCGTCTTCCAGTCCGACAGCGGTCACGCTTTCGAACCACACCCTCAGGCTGGAGACGTCGATGCGGTCAGCGGCGCGTTCGAGGACTTGCTCCCAGACCCGCGCCGCGCCCTCGTGGGGGGTGAAAGTAACCTGCTCGTCCTCGCCGCCGTCGCCGGCGTCTCGCCCGTTGGCCGGTTCGAGAGGCGCGACGTCCGCCTCGTGCAACCTGCGCTGGGGGGGCTCGATCGGCAGCGGCAGGCGGTCGCCGATGTACTTCTTGAGCCATGCACCGGGGCTGCGCACGTTCTTCTGGTAGGGGAGGGCCTCCACGTAGAAGCGGCACGCCTCCGCGCCCTGCTCGTGGATAAGCGTCCGGGCCACGTTCGCCCAGACCCCGTTGCGCAGCAGCGCCCGGTAGACCCCACTCTGCTCCGGTCCCCATGACCGGTCGAGGTAGCTTCTCGCCTCGACGAACTCCGCGGCCACGCGGTAGTGGACGCGGTTGCCCTCGTAGACCACGGCTGCGAGGAAACCCCGGTCTTTCATCTCCTTGTGGGAGGGCTCGAGCTTCTCCTTTACCTTCGACGGCTGCTTGTAGCTGGCGGGCATCCCTATGTGGTCCTTGAGGACCATGATGTCCTCGCTCCACGTCAGGCCATCGCCCCGCTTGTAGTCGATGCGCCTGTACAGGCTCTTCGCGTAGCCCTTTGTCAGGGATAGGCAGAAGTTGAGATCGAGCTGCTTTATGTGGCCGTGCGACAGGCTCCGGACGAGGATCTCGTCGAACCTCAGCTTGTGGCGCTCCGTCGCCCGGCCGTAGCGGTCCTCGTTTGCCTCGAACTCGACCCGCCACGGTATGAAGTGCGCGCTGCCGTAAGCCTTCTTGTCCTCCCGGTAGAACGCGTCGATCGCGTCCATGAGCGTCTTGTTGATCTTGAGTATCGAATCCCTGACCCTACGGTAATTCTTCCCGTTGTCCTTTAGGCCCAGGATGTTCAGGACCTCGTAGAGCGTGAACGGTATCCTCCCGTCCTCCGGTATCCCTCCGAGCTTTTCCTTGGCCAGCGCGTGCATCGCCAGGTACACATCCCCGTCGAAGACGTCGAGCTCGCCGTACTCTTCGGGTGGTCGCCATCGCCACATGCGCTGGCCCACGCTTCCATCGGCCTTCCTGTACTCCTGGATGTACTCCCGGTATCCGTTCTTGCCGACACTGACCCGGCCGCCAAACAGGGGAGGTTCCTCGAGGTTGAGCTCGACGTTGACTACATCCGGTGCCCGCTCCCGATCCGTACGCGCCAGCGCTTTGCCCGCTTCAGCCACCCAATCCCTCCCTGTTAACAAGACAGAACATTAAACACAAACAGAACATCATGTAAACGGATCGGAAAGATACAAAACCGTGTGTTTGCAGGCGTTTTGTCCGCAGAATTTCCCCCAGAGGTCGGTAAAGTCCCCCGCGGCGCTCGGTAAAGTCCCCCGCAGGGGTCGGTAAGTTTTCCCCGAGGAGTCGGTAAAATTCACCCCGCAGGGTCGGTATTGTTTCCCCACGGGCTCGGTATTCGTTCCCCGAAAGATCGGTATTAGCTGGAGACGGCCAGTCAAAGCTCGCGGTTCGCAGATATCTTGTACTCAACGGCAACCGTACCGCCCGAAACCGTATTCGTACGGCCGTTTTTCCGGCTTCGCGGTCACTGCCTTTCCCCGTGTGGTCGGTATTCTTTCCCCATGGGGTCGGTATTCGCATTTTCTTGTTGCCAGCCGGACCGGCCGCATGTCTCAACAGGCCTTGTCGTTTCCCCACAGGGTCGGTATTCGGTTTGACAACAAGCGGCCGTTCCCTATGGGGTCGGTATTCCGGGCAGGGCATGCGGATAG comes from Rubrobacter tropicus and encodes:
- a CDS encoding ParA family protein gives rise to the protein MRINVMGYKGGVGKSVTAMHLGAALGARFGEGTTVVVDADPNQSLVHWRAARPADLEPWPFDVVGLGDGGGWQRYENVVFDSQGRPSDVDLRAAVRGSDLIVVPTTAEGLSMRPLMGFLARLRKMNASYRVLLTMVGWWNTQAQERREQLEATGQPVFGPEIRRRQAFDTATQTGRLVYEFPNSRAQEAWRSYERVAGEAVEEIVGARRALVGRG
- a CDS encoding replication initiation protein, whose translation is MAEAGKALARTDRERAPDVVNVELNLEEPPLFGGRVSVGKNGYREYIQEYRKADGSVGQRMWRWRPPEEYGELDVFDGDVYLAMHALAKEKLGGIPEDGRIPFTLYEVLNILGLKDNGKNYRRVRDSILKINKTLMDAIDAFYREDKKAYGSAHFIPWRVEFEANEDRYGRATERHKLRFDEILVRSLSHGHIKQLDLNFCLSLTKGYAKSLYRRIDYKRGDGLTWSEDIMVLKDHIGMPASYKQPSKVKEKLEPSHKEMKDRGFLAAVVYEGNRVHYRVAAEFVEARSYLDRSWGPEQSGVYRALLRNGVWANVARTLIHEQGAEACRFYVEALPYQKNVRSPGAWLKKYIGDRLPLPIEPPQRRLHEADVAPLEPANGRDAGDGGEDEQVTFTPHEGAARVWEQVLERAADRIDVSSLRVWFESVTAVGLEDDTLTVAVPNTFAEEYIRTRFKDVLDEELHGILSPTSEIGIVVGTVERET